Genomic segment of Deltaproteobacteria bacterium:
CTCCCTTCTTGTCTCATTGGCGCCAATAGACCGACCGCAACGCCAGGCCGTCGCTTGCGTTTAGAGGCGCATGACCGTTCGCATCGTCGCTACCGTCATCATCGCCGCCCTGTGCCTGCCGAGTGCTCTGCAGGCCAGCCCAGTCGTGACGGGACGGTTGGACTATCGCCTCTCGTGGAACGGCATCCCTGCCGCGCATGCGACGGTGAGCATCAACCAAGACGAAGCCGGGCCGGAGCCGCGCTATCGCGTCGAAGCGACGGCGCAGACCAGTTGGTTGGTAGACTTGTTATGGAGCCTGCGGGCACGGGTGACGTCGATCTTCGCTGGCGACGATCTCACGCCGCAAGGGTTTCGCTATGATCGTGAAGTCAACCACGAGCACAGCCTCACCGAAGTGACGTTCGATCAATCGTCACTCGCGTCACTCGCGACCACCGGGACGTACTATCATGGCGGCCACACCACCGTGCTCGACGTGCAAGATGCCGATGTGCTCGATCCGATCACGACGATCTTCCGAGCGCTCGCGCAGCCCGTGCGCATCGGCGACACCATGCGGTACGAAGTCTTCACCGGCGAAGCGCGCTACCGAGTCGAGCTGTCGGTTGCGGGTGAGGAGACGATCACCGTTCCGGCTGGCACGTTCAAGACGTGGCGCGTCGAGCCGCAGGTGT
This window contains:
- a CDS encoding DUF3108 domain-containing protein, whose translation is MTVRIVATVIIAALCLPSALQASPVVTGRLDYRLSWNGIPAAHATVSINQDEAGPEPRYRVEATAQTSWLVDLLWSLRARVTSIFAGDDLTPQGFRYDREVNHEHSLTEVTFDQSSLASLATTGTYYHGGHTTVLDVQDADVLDPITTIFRALAQPVRIGDTMRYEVFTGEARYRVELSVAGEETITVPAGTFKTWRVEPQVWKIGTGLDRRLRRATVWVSQAPVRAVVRIRSEVFIGAVNCDLQQWVAPPSG